In Burkholderia gladioli, a genomic segment contains:
- a CDS encoding YbaK/EbsC family protein has protein sequence MPTPTPIDQLPDSARRVALLLRERGHEHGVVILDETGRTSAEAAAGLGCQVAQIAKSILFRRASDGAPVLVIASGANRVDERKVAAHVGEIGRADAKFVRDHTGYAIGGVCPIGHLVEPVTLIDKDLLAFDSLWAAAGHPHAVFELSPEELVSLTRAPVVDVAQRGAA, from the coding sequence ATGCCTACCCCGACTCCGATCGACCAGCTTCCCGATTCCGCGCGCCGCGTCGCGCTGCTGCTGCGCGAGCGCGGCCACGAACACGGCGTGGTGATCCTCGACGAGACCGGCCGCACCTCGGCCGAAGCCGCCGCCGGCCTGGGCTGCCAAGTCGCGCAGATCGCCAAGTCGATCCTGTTTCGCCGCGCCAGCGACGGCGCGCCGGTGCTGGTGATCGCCAGCGGCGCGAACCGCGTCGACGAGCGCAAGGTGGCCGCGCACGTGGGCGAGATCGGCCGCGCCGACGCCAAGTTCGTGCGCGACCACACCGGCTACGCGATCGGCGGCGTCTGCCCGATCGGCCATCTGGTCGAGCCGGTCACGCTGATCGACAAGGACCTGCTGGCCTTCGACAGCCTGTGGGCCGCGGCCGGCCATCCGCATGCGGTGTTCGAGCTGTCGCCGGAGGAGCTGGTGTCGCTCACGCGCGCGCCGGTGGTCGACGTCGCGCAACGCGGCGCCGCGTGA
- a CDS encoding DUF1289 domain-containing protein, whose amino-acid sequence MSLPAGATGTAAAGVASPCTAICRIEPDTGWCAGCGRTLEEIAAWRDLDDAGRRAILARIAASGFEAPPAEAQG is encoded by the coding sequence GTGAGCCTGCCTGCCGGGGCGACGGGCACGGCGGCGGCCGGCGTCGCCTCGCCCTGCACCGCGATCTGCCGGATCGAGCCCGACACCGGCTGGTGCGCGGGCTGCGGGCGCACGCTGGAGGAGATCGCCGCCTGGCGCGATCTGGACGACGCGGGCAGGCGTGCGATCCTGGCGCGCATCGCGGCGAGCGGATTCGAGGCGCCGCCGGCCGAGGCGCAGGGCTGA
- a CDS encoding LysR family transcriptional regulator, which produces MDSIDAMRLFVRIVERRSFTAAANDTDIPRSTATQVIRQMEDRLGVRLLQRTTRTVTPTLDGEAYYRSCMSILDDLHEAEAALGGKQPRGMLRVDVQGTLARHFLLPALPEFFRRFPELQITMSESDRFINLVEEGVDCVLRYGVVQDTELVARKVATLERLTVAAPAYLEAHGRPDSIEALETGTHRMVGIRTLSTGRITPLEFVSEGDLRHVVLPDTLSVTGPESYRDSTLLGLGIAQMPRFHIEADLASGRLVTLLESTPPPSMPVWLLYPHRRQLSPRVRAFLDWAANEFTRRQRDAAALDGDPGM; this is translated from the coding sequence TTGGACAGCATCGATGCCATGCGGCTCTTCGTGCGAATCGTCGAGCGGCGCAGCTTCACGGCCGCCGCCAACGACACCGACATCCCGCGTTCGACGGCGACCCAGGTGATTCGCCAGATGGAGGACCGGCTCGGCGTGCGGCTGCTGCAGCGGACCACGCGCACCGTCACGCCCACGCTGGACGGCGAAGCCTATTACCGCAGCTGCATGTCGATCCTCGACGACCTGCACGAGGCCGAGGCCGCGCTCGGCGGCAAGCAGCCGCGCGGCATGCTGAGGGTTGACGTGCAGGGCACGCTGGCGCGCCACTTCCTGCTGCCGGCGCTGCCGGAATTCTTCAGGCGTTTCCCCGAGCTGCAGATCACGATGAGCGAGAGCGACCGCTTCATCAACCTGGTCGAGGAGGGCGTGGATTGCGTGCTGCGCTACGGCGTCGTGCAGGACACCGAACTGGTGGCGCGCAAGGTCGCCACGCTGGAGCGGCTGACGGTGGCCGCGCCGGCTTACCTGGAGGCGCATGGGCGGCCCGACAGCATCGAGGCGCTGGAGACCGGCACGCATCGGATGGTGGGGATCCGCACCTTGTCGACCGGGCGCATCACGCCGCTGGAGTTCGTCAGCGAGGGCGATCTGCGGCACGTTGTGCTGCCCGACACGCTGTCGGTGACGGGTCCCGAGAGCTATCGCGACAGCACCCTGCTCGGGCTCGGCATCGCGCAGATGCCGCGCTTCCATATCGAGGCCGATCTCGCCAGCGGCCGCCTCGTCACCCTGCTGGAGAGCACGCCGCCGCCGTCGATGCCGGTCTGGCTGCTCTATCCGCATCGGCGGCAGTTGTCGCCGCGCGTGCGTGCCTTCCTCGACTGGGCCGCGAACGAATTCACGCGCCGCCAGCGCGATGCGGCGGCGCTCGACGGCGATCCGGGGATGTGA
- a CDS encoding SDR family oxidoreductase, which translates to MSESNRKVAIVTGASRGIGAAIAERLARDGVTVLVNYQGNVSAAEALVQKITQAGGHAVTAQADVSNAAAVAQMFQAAETAFGGVDIVVNNAGIMKLASFADADDALFDQTIAINLKGAFNTLREAARRLRDGGRIVNLSSSVVGLYQPNYGVYAASKAGVEAMTHVLVKELRGRNITVNTVAPGPTATQLFLDGKPQELVDRIAAAAPLERLGTPEDIANAVAMLTGRDGAWINGQTIRVNGGII; encoded by the coding sequence ATGAGTGAATCGAACCGCAAAGTGGCCATCGTGACGGGCGCCTCGCGCGGCATCGGCGCGGCCATCGCCGAACGCCTCGCCCGCGACGGCGTCACCGTGCTCGTCAACTACCAGGGCAACGTCTCGGCCGCCGAGGCGCTGGTGCAGAAGATCACCCAGGCCGGCGGCCACGCCGTCACCGCGCAGGCCGACGTCAGCAACGCGGCGGCCGTCGCGCAGATGTTCCAGGCCGCCGAGACCGCCTTCGGCGGCGTCGACATCGTGGTCAACAACGCCGGGATCATGAAGCTCGCCAGCTTCGCCGACGCCGACGACGCGCTGTTCGACCAGACCATCGCGATCAACCTCAAGGGTGCCTTCAACACGCTGCGCGAGGCCGCGCGCCGGCTGCGCGACGGCGGGCGGATCGTCAACCTGTCGTCGAGCGTGGTCGGCCTGTACCAGCCGAACTACGGCGTCTACGCGGCCAGCAAGGCCGGCGTCGAGGCGATGACCCACGTGCTGGTCAAGGAGCTGCGCGGGCGCAACATCACCGTCAACACCGTCGCGCCGGGGCCGACCGCCACCCAGCTGTTCCTCGACGGCAAGCCGCAGGAGCTGGTGGACCGGATCGCCGCGGCGGCTCCCCTCGAACGCCTGGGCACGCCGGAGGACATCGCCAACGCGGTGGCCATGCTGACCGGCCGGGACGGCGCCTGGATCAACGGCCAGACCATCCGCGTCAACGGCGGGATCATCTGA
- a CDS encoding SDR family oxidoreductase — protein sequence MNKTILITGASSGFGRLAAEAMAASGHTVYASMRDIAGRNAPQVASLAEHAKRHGVDLRSVELDVQSQESVDRAVEQVIAETGRIDVIVHNAGHMAFGPAEAFTPEQYAHLYDVNVLSTQRVNRAVLPHLRRQREGLVMWVSSSSVTGGTPPYLSPYFAAKAAMDTVAVLYARELSRWGIETSIIVPGAFTAGTNHFAHSGVPADKAVEAEYEAGPYAGYGEKIQQAFAAIVPADADAGLVARAMAEVVDLPFGKRPFRVHIDPSEDGANVGFAVIDRLRNEMLHRVGMGDLLVPQARA from the coding sequence ATGAACAAGACCATCCTCATCACCGGCGCCTCGAGCGGTTTCGGGCGCCTCGCCGCCGAGGCGATGGCCGCCTCGGGCCACACCGTCTATGCCTCGATGCGCGACATCGCCGGGCGCAACGCGCCGCAGGTGGCCAGCCTCGCCGAGCATGCGAAACGGCACGGCGTCGACCTGCGCAGCGTCGAGCTCGACGTGCAGTCGCAGGAATCGGTGGATCGCGCCGTCGAGCAGGTGATCGCCGAGACGGGCCGCATCGACGTGATCGTGCACAACGCCGGCCACATGGCCTTCGGCCCCGCCGAGGCCTTCACGCCGGAGCAGTACGCGCACCTGTACGACGTCAACGTGCTGAGCACGCAGCGCGTGAACCGGGCGGTGCTGCCGCATCTGCGCCGCCAGCGCGAGGGCCTGGTGATGTGGGTGTCGAGCAGCAGCGTGACGGGCGGCACGCCGCCCTACCTGTCGCCCTACTTCGCCGCCAAGGCCGCGATGGACACGGTGGCGGTGCTCTATGCGCGCGAGCTGAGCCGCTGGGGCATCGAGACCTCGATCATCGTGCCGGGCGCCTTCACCGCCGGCACCAACCACTTCGCGCATTCGGGGGTGCCGGCCGACAAGGCGGTCGAGGCCGAATACGAGGCCGGCCCCTATGCCGGCTACGGCGAGAAGATCCAGCAGGCCTTCGCCGCGATCGTGCCGGCCGACGCCGACGCGGGCCTGGTCGCCCGCGCGATGGCCGAGGTGGTCGACCTGCCCTTCGGCAAGCGCCCGTTCCGCGTGCATATCGACCCGAGCGAGGACGGCGCGAACGTCGGCTTCGCGGTGATCGACCGGCTGCGCAACGAGATGCTGCATCGGGTCGGGATGGGCGACCTGCTGGTGCCGCAGGCGCGTGCGTGA
- a CDS encoding alpha/beta fold hydrolase, translating into MSLDEFVPFSVTTAQDVEIFGVKGGAGPPLLLLHGHPQTHRIWHRVAGALARHFSVIATDLRGYGASAKPPGEPDHANYSKRAMAADQLAVMRHFGHERFCVCAHDRGARVAHRLALDHGDAVERMMLLDIAPTLAMYEKTDRAFATAYFHWFFLIQPAPLPETLIGANPDVYVERVMGGRSAGLAPFAPEALEAYRHALRQPGAVHAMCEDYRASATIDLEHDRADLERGTKLACPLRVLWGAEGVVARCFDPLEEWRAVARDVSGRALDCGHYIPEEAPEALLDEILSFFEAGEMAA; encoded by the coding sequence ATGTCGCTAGACGAGTTCGTGCCGTTCTCCGTGACGACAGCGCAGGACGTCGAGATCTTCGGCGTCAAGGGAGGCGCGGGACCGCCGCTGCTGCTGCTGCACGGCCATCCCCAGACCCACCGCATCTGGCATCGCGTGGCAGGCGCCTTGGCGCGGCACTTCAGCGTGATCGCCACCGACCTGCGCGGCTACGGCGCCTCGGCCAAGCCGCCGGGCGAGCCCGATCACGCCAATTATTCGAAACGCGCGATGGCCGCCGACCAGTTGGCCGTGATGCGCCACTTCGGCCACGAGCGCTTCTGCGTCTGCGCGCACGATCGCGGCGCGCGCGTCGCGCATCGGCTGGCGCTCGATCACGGCGACGCGGTCGAGCGCATGATGCTGCTCGACATCGCGCCCACCCTGGCGATGTACGAGAAGACCGACCGCGCCTTCGCCACCGCCTACTTCCACTGGTTCTTCCTGATCCAGCCGGCGCCGCTGCCCGAGACGCTGATCGGCGCGAATCCCGACGTGTATGTCGAGCGCGTGATGGGCGGCCGCTCGGCGGGCCTCGCGCCGTTCGCGCCCGAGGCGCTCGAGGCCTATCGCCATGCGCTGCGCCAGCCCGGCGCGGTGCACGCCATGTGCGAGGACTACCGCGCCTCGGCCACCATCGATCTCGAGCATGACCGCGCCGACCTCGAGCGCGGCACCAAGCTGGCCTGCCCGCTGCGCGTGCTGTGGGGCGCCGAGGGCGTGGTGGCGCGCTGCTTCGATCCGCTGGAGGAATGGCGGGCGGTGGCGCGCGACGTCAGCGGCCGCGCGCTCGACTGCGGGCACTATATTCCGGAGGAGGCGCCCGAGGCGCTGCTCGACGAGATCCTGTCGTTCTTCGAGGCGGGGGAGATGGCGGCCTGA
- a CDS encoding NAD(P)H-dependent flavin oxidoreductase, with protein MALPAVLQRLSLPVIASPMFIVSYPELVLAQCKAGIVGSFPALNARPAELLDSWLTQIEDELAAHRERHPEAVIGPIAVNQIVHQSNVRLEHDVRVCVEHKVPIFITSLRAPAPEIVQAVHSYGGIVLHDVINLRHAEKALEAGVDGLILVAAGAGGHAGTTSPFALVGEVRKRFDGPIVLSGSIANGGSILAAQAMGADLAYMGTRFIATREAHAVESYKQAIVDAKSADIIYTNLFTGVHGNYIRESIVNAGLDPDALPEADKSKMNFGSDKAKAWKDIWGAGQGVGLMDDVPSVAELVARLTREYDEARARLGIRA; from the coding sequence ATGGCCTTGCCCGCCGTCCTTCAGCGCCTGTCGCTGCCCGTCATCGCCTCGCCGATGTTCATCGTCAGTTACCCCGAGCTGGTGCTCGCGCAGTGCAAGGCGGGCATCGTCGGCTCGTTCCCGGCGCTCAACGCGCGCCCGGCCGAGCTGCTCGACAGTTGGCTCACGCAGATCGAGGACGAGCTGGCCGCGCATCGCGAGCGGCACCCGGAGGCGGTGATCGGCCCGATCGCGGTGAACCAGATCGTCCACCAGTCGAACGTGCGGCTCGAGCACGACGTGCGCGTGTGCGTCGAGCACAAGGTGCCGATCTTCATCACCAGCCTGCGCGCGCCGGCGCCCGAGATCGTGCAGGCGGTGCACAGCTACGGCGGCATCGTGCTGCACGACGTGATCAACCTGCGCCATGCCGAGAAGGCCCTGGAGGCCGGCGTGGACGGCCTGATCCTGGTGGCGGCCGGCGCCGGCGGCCATGCCGGCACCACCTCGCCGTTCGCGCTGGTGGGCGAGGTGCGCAAGCGTTTCGACGGGCCGATCGTGCTGTCGGGCTCGATCGCCAACGGCGGCTCGATCCTGGCCGCGCAGGCGATGGGCGCCGACCTGGCCTACATGGGCACGCGCTTCATCGCCACCCGCGAGGCGCACGCGGTGGAGAGCTACAAGCAGGCGATCGTCGACGCGAAATCGGCCGACATCATCTACACCAACCTGTTTACCGGCGTGCACGGCAACTACATCCGCGAGAGCATCGTCAACGCGGGGCTCGACCCGGACGCGCTGCCCGAGGCCGACAAGTCGAAGATGAACTTCGGCTCCGACAAGGCCAAGGCCTGGAAGGACATCTGGGGCGCGGGCCAGGGCGTGGGCCTGATGGACGACGTGCCGAGCGTGGCCGAGCTGGTGGCGCGCCTCACGCGCGAATACGACGAGGCGCGCGCGCGGCTCGGGATCCGCGCCTGA